Sequence from the Streptomyces peucetius genome:
TGTCGCCTTCGCCCGCGGCCTGACCGAGCACGTCGCCGATCAGCGCGGTCTGCTCGTCGAAGATCTCTTCCAGCCTGGCGCGAACGTCAGGTTCCTGGGTGCTGAGTTCGAGGGTGAGGTTCCCGAGCAGGCAGCCGTCGACCGTGCCGCAGGTCTCCTTCCTGTGCCGCTGGACCTGTGCCATGCCCTCCAGCAGCCGGCGGAGCCGGATCAGAGCGGGGTCCGGGCCGTCCAGCGCGGTGGTCCAGGCGCGGCGCTGGCCTTCCCAGTAGGCGTTGACCGCCTGGAGGGTGAGGTCCTGTTTCGAGGTGAAGAAGTGGTAGAAGCTGCCCTTCTTGACCTCTGCCGCGGCGCAGATCTCCGCTACTCCCAGGCTGCTGTACCCCCGGTGCCGCATGAGTTCGCCGGCGGCGTCGAGGAGCCGCTCGCGTGCGGTGCTGGTGCGTCCCATGGCGGCAAGTATACGGTCGGTCAACTAATTCGGAGGTGCGCCGGGTGGCGGGATAGTTGACCGGTCGTCTAGTGTGCTTCCGGAGGCGGCCCCGACACCCGCGTCCGGTTGACCGTTCGCCCCGATTCCGGGGCATACACCACTTCATGGAGGGCCACATGTCCGTACCCATCTCTGTCGTCATCGCCTACCACAGCGGATACGGGCACACGGGCCGGCAGGCGGCGGCCGTGGCGGAGGGCGCCGCGGCGGTGCCCGGCGTCCTGGCCGATCTGCGGGACGTCTCCACGCTCGACGAGGGCCTGTGGGCGGCTCTGGCGGAGGCGGAGGCGATCGTCTTCGGCTCCCCCACGTACATGGGCGCCACCTCTGCCGTGTTCCAGCGCTTCGTGGAGGCCAGTGCCCCCGTCTGGGCCGCGCGCGGCTGGCAGGGCAAGCTCGCCGCCGGGTTCACCAACTCGGCGGGGGTGAACGGCAACAAGGACAACGCGCTGCTGTCCATGACGGTCCTGGCGGCCCAGCACGGCATGAACTGGGTTCCGCTTGGCCTGCTGCCCGGCTGGATCTACAGCTCCGGCGGCAGTCCCGAGGACCTGAACCGGCTGGGTTCGTTCGTGGGAGCCATGGCGCAGTCGCCCTCCGACCTCGGCCCGGAGGAGTCCCCTGCAGAGGCCGATCTGCGGACCGCGCGGCACCTTGGCGAGCATGTCGCCCGGACGGCCCTGCAGTTCGTGCACGGGCGCGAGGCCGTCGAAGCCCTGGTGGTGACGGCGTGAGCGC
This genomic interval carries:
- a CDS encoding flavodoxin family protein; its protein translation is MSVPISVVIAYHSGYGHTGRQAAAVAEGAAAVPGVLADLRDVSTLDEGLWAALAEAEAIVFGSPTYMGATSAVFQRFVEASAPVWAARGWQGKLAAGFTNSAGVNGNKDNALLSMTVLAAQHGMNWVPLGLLPGWIYSSGGSPEDLNRLGSFVGAMAQSPSDLGPEESPAEADLRTARHLGEHVARTALQFVHGREAVEALVVTA
- a CDS encoding TetR/AcrR family transcriptional regulator, whose protein sequence is MGRTSTARERLLDAAGELMRHRGYSSLGVAEICAAAEVKKGSFYHFFTSKQDLTLQAVNAYWEGQRRAWTTALDGPDPALIRLRRLLEGMAQVQRHRKETCGTVDGCLLGNLTLELSTQEPDVRARLEEIFDEQTALIGDVLGQAAGEGDIPREHAEQSVARAVIAHLEGLVLFAKLKNDPAVLDTLWPHTLLLVSGEEP